agtggtgtcaatcttgtctttcttggtaccaatcgattctattggctctaagtattccaatgacgtgtcgttctttaaaatccgcccttccccggcggagatatctgcgcgcgcaacagctgcgctgcgacagatccaaaaaccggctttacgcacagcacgcacgcgcacagcaccactttgtttgatcgttttttaatctttgatttactgttttaaatccacataatgatgtatttgcatgtattgaacaccacaagtaaaagtgaaagtgaaataaatggtttggtacatgagaaaagtcaaatggcacagatggtgcttcaatgtgcccaaatgcaaattttagagacctcgcctaaattctctttactaaaaagtctccaactattgttctgctttattttttctgagtcaaactttgcagagagtctgttcacaagttgtattattatctgggtgattttaggcctttgatgtgcatccatccaggatatattcatcctgaaagtgcttttttttctaatcgaaactgaaacttctatgaaaatagaagtttcatctttatttactcttaaccagtaacatatatactaatatttacacatctgaacaaaagctcacatgtgttccctttattataacaccaacattattcaaatagcttttgtggttgcagagctacaccctttttagtttgggtatgtcatttcgagcagaaacctcaaaaatcggGTGGGGTTCAGGAGGTTAATAAATGCAAAATACAATATGGATTGTGGAGATCTGCATGGAccgtccatgcctactactaattattcatacatcctgtcatattcattgatcgtgttgtaactctgtaacactgttcATCAGTACACACATTgcttccatcctggagagggatcctcctctgttgctctcctgaatgtttttgtatttttattccccttaaaaaggttttttatttatttcttgggagttgttcctgatccgatgtgaggtcaaatgtcagggatgtcatatgtgtacagaatataaagccctctgaagcacatttgtgatattgagctcaataaaataaactgaattgaatatgaaCTCGACATGTTTTCGTCCACCAGCGCCCTCTAGTGCCTGCAACAGGAGCCGCCGCCGGATTGGCTGAGCAGTTGTCAGGACTGTTTACAGGAAACATGGCTTCTCGGTCAGTCGGAGAGCTTCAGGAGATGGAAGGTGAGTAAATATGGAACGATTAAGCCGCGTCGTGACTGTTTTAGCTCGGTGAACCTGATATTTATTTAGCtaaaagtatatttttcttatCTGAGCACATCTGAACACATCCCCCTTGCTACTAACCACACCTTCATCGCTGGCGTGCTAGCTAACACAACAGCCAACAGCAACCCCCTCGTGAGCTGACGTTACACAGCGAACATCGGCTCACAGCTCGCGCGCCTGTCACCTATCAGTTTCCACGGCTGCCACTTCAAGTGTAATGGCGTGACACCGTATCTAATGGTCAACGCAGCGCGTCTGCTCGCACACCACGAGTCCACGCGTTTAGAAACATGCACACTGGGCTCCGAGCAGCTAGCAGCACGCTAGCACGGTTAGCATTGTTTACCCTGTGCGGTGGAGTGAGCGAGCGAGCCTTCACGGAGGGTTGGAGTTAAACTACAGCGATTTAAACGACCCAAGGAATGGCGTCGTCCCAGTCTGACCCACGCGTGTCTGTGCAGAACCCTGATGTAGTTTTACTGTGACAGTCAGACAGAGGCTGGACATGACGCATACAACAGCACTGCTTCTCTTTGACTGCAGTGGACCGGAGGGGAGAGTCTGAGGAGTCTGGGGACGAtgagaccaggaggaagagcgCCAATGGCGCCGTGGACCCCAACCAGCCCGCTGCAACAAGTAAGTCAGCACGCCTCCTAAGCCACAACAACACATTATATGTATATCATGAATAAGTTAACAGATGTATTCTTGCTCTTATTGAAGTTAAAGAAGAGTCTCCTGTTGACATGGACACCATCAATTTGGACCCAGAGGAAGAGGTTAGTTTAAAACCTATAATCTTTATCATGCTTTTAAGTGAAAATGTCCTTCATCTTCGATGACTCCACTTGGTTGGGGTGATTATAAGAGACTTCATTTGTCTTTTGTGGAAGGTAGCATGTTGTGGTAGATTTCATTTGTAGAGATTCAGAATGGAAGCAAAGTTCTTGATTGCAATAATATTTCAAAGAATAATTAAGTTATGATCTCCTCTGACAAACGCTTCGCCACTACAACTCTATCTCTTTGGGGTATGCCGATCCATACGTGGGCTGGACACCCACATGTAAATGATACTACTTCCCCTAACTGCTGTCACATTATAGATGTGATGTCAACAAAATGTGTCGGTTTTCTTTCCAGGATGTTGATCTTGTTCATTGTCGTATCGGGAAGATTGAAGGATTGGAGGTGCTACGGAAAGCTAAAGTAAGTAACCTCAGTGTTAAGTGCCACTGTTaagtgtgtgatgatgtcatggtagcAGCGTGTGCAGAATCTGGAGTTATCCCTTTATTGTTTTCCTTGCTAGAGAAACCAGACAcggttgcattttttttttaaagaaggatTTATTTCGGGTCTATGGTACAATATCGGTTTTGATTGTATCTGCACATAATTGCTTTGTTTTTCCTTCTGTGTCTTTGTACAGACACTCTCCTTACGACAGAATCTCATCAAAAAGATAGAAAACCTTGAAAGTTTGAGCTCGCTGCATGAACTCGATCTCTATGACAATCAGATTCGCAAACTGGAGAACCTGCACAACCTCACAGAGTTAGAGTAAGTCTGAAGAACACGGTTGTGTCTGCATATTATAGAGATTCCATCCAGAGAAGTCCACATATGGATGGACAATCTGATTTCCACTCCCTAGTATCCTAGTGATTGTCCCAGCATTATAATTGTCATGTAGTTGACTAAGAACAAAGAACCAACATCTGAAATTCAATTCATTCTGATGAATGTACTTGTTTGACTGATCCACAGGCAGCTTGACATGTCCTTCAATATGCTGAGGAAGGTGGAGGGTTTGGAGCAAATGACTCGGCTGAAGAAACTTTTTCTACTTCACAACAAAATTGGTAGCATTGCCAACCTGGAACACCTCACAGGTCTGGACATGCTGGAGCTGGGCTCCAATCGCATCCGGGTATGACATTAAGAGGCTCTTGATAAATAagacgacaacaaaaaaagtattttcaaaGAAAGATAGTGAATTAACTATGAAATCATgatgttgtgtttctttgtttgtgtttctcattttgttgttgttttcacagGTCATAGAGAACCTGGATACACTTTCATCTTTGCAAAGTTTGTTTCTCGGCACCAACAAAATAGCTACGCTTCAGAGTCTGGAGGGTTTACACAGCCTGATGGTTTTAAGCATTCAGGTATTCACAGATTCTCTTCCACACTTGTGGGAGTGGTTCCAGGAATACAATTGAAACATGTGAATGGCAATATTGGGGAATCATTTTGTGTACCTTTGTTATTCGCAGAGTAACCGGATCACTAAAATTGAGGGTCTACAGAATCTTGTCAACCTGAAAGAGCTCTATCTGAGCCACAATGGCATTGAGGTCATCGAGGGCTTGGAAAACAACGTGAGTTATAGAAATTCCTCAGCTTGTTTCTGAAAGGACTGAACTGCCCATCAGTTTGCCAACGGTGCAAACACGTACAACAAAGTTGGTTCTGTACATTCAAAACCGTTTGTTTTCCCACACAGAAAAAGCTCACAACCCTGGACATCGCAGCCAATCGAGTGAGGAAAATTGAAAACATCAGCCATCTGACAGACCTGCAGGAGTTCTGGGTACGGATAGTTGTCAAAGTCAAACTAGAATGCGATTTTGATTGTCTTGTATTAGCAaccataataattataaaacccGAGCCGTACCAGACATGTTGATTTGACGTAGAAGgaaatataatcaaatatatACTAGCATGTCGTAGCAGAGCCTGGAGCTGGCTCACCTCCAAGGAGTGCAACCGTCATTATCATCATTACCGTCTCTCTCTGCTGTGTAAAAGGAAACTGATTCATTCATGTTTCAGTGGTTAGTAAaaagttcaaaataatatacTCAAAAATAGATTCAAAAatagatacaaaaataaatctaacaTGAAATTGCTccatagatagctaaaatatatcaaattatatatttataaaattccACTTTAAAGGAACGTAGTAGCACATTGTTATTTGAGTACAGGGTTCCAAAGGCAAATATGAAAGCTGTGTTCACAAATTGATGTAATTAAATTCTTAAAAGGGAAATCATTTTTATTGACCGGTTTTTAATCGACCAAGTCTAACGTTGTTTATACGGCACGCTGGCCCTTCTAGCAAAAGCAAAAGCCTTTTTGAACGTGTGCCGCTAACATGCGTCACCAGTTATTTCGAGTGGAATTGAAAAGCTCTTGCTACTTCCCAAAATGCCACGAGAGCCCAGGTGCACTTTGAAATCCACAGCCTCCAAACCGCGTGTTCCCAGAGTGCTTAGAGTTTGTGTTTGTGAGCCGTCATGAGTGTCGTCTTATCGGCCGTGTCGTGCTTGGATTCCTCCCCAGATGAACGATAATCAGATCGATAACTGGTCCGACCTCGACGAGTTGAAGAACGCCAAGTCTCTGGAGACGGTCTACCTTGAAAGAAACCCCGTTCAGAAGGATCCGCAGTACCGGCGGAAGATCATGTTGGCGCTGCCCAGTGTGCGCCAGATCGACGCCACCTTCATCCGCTTCTGAGCGGCAGGGTGACAAACCACCTGCCAGCTCCGCAGTGttcccctcccccgccgccCTGCGCGCCCTACCTCCAAAAACAGACTTCATTTTGAAACGCACTGGTCTCCCCGAATCACATCGTCACTCCGTACACAAACACGCGTTTCAACAGTCACCCTCACACACTCGACACACACGTATGCACTCATTCACACCTCGGCCGACGCCTTTGGGAGGAAGCGTATATATTTCTCGAGCTGGAGATGAACTGTGAGCGGGATATCAAAAAGGTACCCCGTGGCCAGTTCCTCATTTttctgcagttttttttttttttgcatgcgAGATGACGTAGGGAGACGTATGTCCTCCATCATTCGGGGCCCATCGGGAAAACCAGATGTCAGTCGTCATGATATTCTTGAGGTTGCACTGCTATTGTATGAGAAGAAAGAGTGGCATTCTGGTTAGGGTTTGAGGGATTCTGATTGCGAGTTTATTCTTTTTGGTTGGACGGGGTGGGACTCGTAAACAATTAAACACACAAACGTATTCAAGGAGAAGTCCCGAAGAGAATATAGTTAACAAAATGTAGTGGTCAGATTGAAGGAGTTGCCACAGCAGCATCTCAGACGAGGCCTAACGCGCCACACTGACGCCACGTCGCTCTCTTTTTgaaggaaaacaacaaaaactgaTCGAGCGTTTTAATAAACTGGTATCATTACTGATGAAGGGCAAATCTTGACCTCTGTCTTTTCCTTGTCCACAtattgtatagcccattctgtGATTTAATGAGAGTGACATTTGCATTAAAACACAGCTCATGAGAAAACATCATTTAATGTGCCCTGAAAGATGGTTTTGTAatcagttttgttttttaccttGAATGCATCACTGATTACAGCTTGTTTTTTTGACTTTGGGGAAATTGTTCATACATTTGATCTGTTCTGATAACAATAACATGTAGAGGTTTTAAGTGAAGTGAATTTACTTAATGACAGGACTGCACATATGTGTTGATAACTGATGTAAGATAAATTACTTATTTCTGTTCACAAttcttttaaatacattttgaggTATGTACATAAGTACATATTCTTGTTTGGCCTTCAGTACTGCTTAATAgataatgtatatttatgttgCCATGGGATTTTTTGGATCAGGCACTAAGGTTGAACCCAAAAATATCCTTTGGGTCCCCTGCATACATTATGCTTGAGTGCACTTGATTTACTCCTAGGTTACAATGAACAGGTGATGTATCTTTTATTATAGAGTAATTTCTCACCTCAGGACTAAAAGGTCCCATTTGGACACGGTTAAGATGCATTGGTTCACACGGAGAACGCCGACCTAAGTGCTTTCTGTGCAACATAAGATACTGACCATTAGCATCTAATTCCTTTCATCTGGGCCTGAAGTGCATCTTTAAACTCAAATCGTCCAGAGTTAACATTGTATCTCCCTTTGTAGGCAGGGACATAACTGCATATGATGCTGGCTTGTATTATAGGTGTCTTTAGTTTACAATTTGCCCTCTTTTAAAGGATTTTATCATGAattaaattgtttattttttttatttgaccctAACTCAACTAGAACATGCATCGGCCCATTATACATTATTGATGTGAATgtgatgttattatatttagctTCACGTAGAATTACAATTGGTCAGTAGGTCTGAAAGTGTCACTTATTGAATATAATTTGGACATCTCATGATGTCCAAATtcacctccatcatcatcacctaGCTGTTGAAAAGTTAAattaattttctttctttcatgtaAATGCCAGGCAGCACCAGCTTTATTTGAGAACTGTGACTAAGGGCTTGACCTTGATTTGTTACTGAATAAGCAATTATTGTAATTGCCAGTAGCTGATTGTTGTTCGAACTGAGTCTTCAGTTTCTGGACTTAGTTCATGCTGTTTTCAAACTGAATGTAttctgcaaataaaaaaatcacaacTTAAAGAGAAAGTCTTTGCAGTTTTAATTTGAGAGGTATATTATTTGTTATGACTGATACGGTCCTAAACAGAACGGTCACCTTGTCATTGATCTCAGTTTCATTCAAGATGTTCCTATAGcattttatattacattatttacaACGTAAGGGTATAACAAGagtgattaaaaaatatacttCAGAATTCAGTACAATTAAGTGTATTCATAAAGAACCCTTGAGTCAGGCTTATGTAGACATATACCTGGCCGTATTTCACAAAACCAGCAGCTAAGGCAGTGTTATCTGTTTCTGTAGCCTAAATATGCGTTAATTCTACATGCCTATGTCAATGAATAGTACTGAGAAATGCAATTGTGTTCAATTCTCTCCCTTAGAGGACCTGAAATCCCCAACCCTTTGTTATTATCAAATATGTCCATAAACCACGGCTCATCCCTCAAAGACACAATGTCAGGCCGTATACTCGGCTTTCTTTTCAACATCATGGCTCCGcgaaaacattttataaaatcCATTTCACAGGTATCAAACATGAGAAAACCTCTTCTCCAATAATTAGTAAACCGATTTCAATTAGTTATTTATAAATTTAAGGAAGTCATGTGTGGTTTGTGACTTGGGATTGTAGTGTCTGTGGTGGATTCAGCATTTCCTGGTGCTGTTCTACCCCCTAGTGGCTACTGAGAGGAAGTTACTGCAgtttaatataataatcataataatcataatcataataatgatgCTCATTTAGAACAAAAACAATGTCTTAACTAGGtttctgttttttgtgtgtttttttacacattCTTGCATGTTTTTTGAAAGATGTTCATTATAATTCACATTAATGTCCCACAAACAGTTCAAAAAGAAACATTTCGGATTATTTATTGACATCATCATTTGTCTTATTTCATGTCCAATGTCCACAATCCATGCGTCTCCTCCTCACAACCAGGAGACATCACGTTCATTTATATGATAATAATCTATACTCACTCTTTCCTCACCAGGTCCTCCATTCCCATGGAGAAGGCCGGCAGCAGCACCcctgcttctctctcctcctcctcctcctcctcttcctcctcctcctgcatggcTGATCGCAGGACGCTTCCCCTGAGAGACAAACAGGCATTTATTATCATGTTTTTCATCCATGCACATTTTACGGTGTGGCCGCCGATCCTGAGTGAGAATGTAGCGCCCCTCCACTAActgccccttgtgatgccacaactCCCTCTCCTCGGGCCTGGCGTCCTCAGCAGGGTGAATGAGGACCAAAAGGCATCACGGCGGGACAGGGCATCTGCATTTCCATGGTACCGCCCTGGCCTGTGAACGAGGCTGGAGGCTTAAGAACCACCTAGTTACCCTGCTGTTTGTCCATCCATTGTTAAGGAGGATGATCTGTCACTAGAGCGAACCTCCTTCCCAGCAGGTAATATTTTAAGGTTTCCAGGGCCCATTTTAAGGCTCTTTTTCGCCACTGTTGTATAGTTCTTCTCTCTGGGCAGCAACTTACGACTTAAATAAAGTCGTATGTTGATCTTCATTGATCTGGGCTAGCACAGCGCACAGACCCACCTCAGAGGCATCGGCCTGCACCACAAACTCCTTGCTGGAGTCGGGGGCAGTACGGACCGGTGTTGAACACAAGGCCCTCTTAAGGTTGCTAAATGTTCTTCTGCAGCCGGGGACCATGTCGTCATGTAGTGTTTCACAGAAAAATCAGGGATGAATCGTCGGTAATAATTTGCAAGGCTTTAAAGGATCTCACCTTTTCTTTGATAATGGCTTTGGCCAGTCCTGGATGGCACAGAGTTTTGCCTCCTGGGGTTTGTTTGATAAGGCCCTGCCCGATAGCATATCCCAAGTAGTTTATCTCCCCAAAAGCAAGCTTACAATTCTTGGGGTTTGCTGTCAAGCCTGTCGAAGGGACTCTATAGCTTTCCCAGTCTGGCCTCTGAATCACAACATCAGAAAAAATGTTGCTCAGGAAATGCAACACAGTTAAAAGCATTGGAACAAAATATGTGATAATATCTCTCATAAAAATGGTTGTAGAGGAAATCATTTTAATTTCTTAGAGATTGACAAAATTGAATGGAACCTACAGGATCTgcataacaattaaataaagtacattggatttaaaaaatgtattatgcCTGAAAAAAAATGCTATTTCCGTTTACTGGACTGCATAACCCACAATGCAGAACAATCCTTTGGTGACGTATGGGGGCTCGCGCCGCGCCAGGCAGGCCTCAAGGACGGCGTAGCGCATGCGCGacatttatgttgttgtttgtggcgGTAAGATGGCGGCGCTCGGAGACACCTCAGCTCCGGAGGTGAATGGGTTAATACAACAATTCACAGCAATAACAGGTAAAAATAgcattttatttaacatttgatCTATTAAGTAGGTTTTGGTTATCCAACTGGAATAGCTCCATTGTCCAACAAACCACCAGATGAGTGCGTGGATATAAAAACGGACGTTAAGTCTTCCCCTGGCCCCGACGCTGTCAATGCTTTGCAGTGGGGGGAAAAGCACAGCCAGTTATCTGCTAAACTCATGTGAAATACTC
This portion of the Pseudoliparis swirei isolate HS2019 ecotype Mariana Trench chromosome 8, NWPU_hadal_v1, whole genome shotgun sequence genome encodes:
- the ppp1r7 gene encoding protein phosphatase 1 regulatory subunit 7 — its product is MASRSVGELQEMEVDRRGESEESGDDETRRKSANGAVDPNQPAATIKEESPVDMDTINLDPEEEDVDLVHCRIGKIEGLEVLRKAKTLSLRQNLIKKIENLESLSSLHELDLYDNQIRKLENLHNLTELEQLDMSFNMLRKVEGLEQMTRLKKLFLLHNKIGSIANLEHLTGLDMLELGSNRIRVIENLDTLSSLQSLFLGTNKIATLQSLEGLHSLMVLSIQSNRITKIEGLQNLVNLKELYLSHNGIEVIEGLENNKKLTTLDIAANRVRKIENISHLTDLQEFWMNDNQIDNWSDLDELKNAKSLETVYLERNPVQKDPQYRRKIMLALPSVRQIDATFIRF